In Oncorhynchus masou masou isolate Uvic2021 chromosome 10, UVic_Omas_1.1, whole genome shotgun sequence, a single genomic region encodes these proteins:
- the LOC135547630 gene encoding frizzled-5-like encodes MATTVKPPLCGVVRWLLALLLSQLPLLAHAASKDIVCEPITVPMCKGIGYNLTYMPNQFNHDTQEEVGLEVHQFWPLVRIRCSPDLLFFLCSMYTPICLQDYKKPLPPCRSVCERAKRGCSPLMIQYGFEWPERMSCEQLPQLGDETLCMDQNSSETTTLAPSFPKPTPKGTRRRQPAPKPPAPQECDRDCRCRDPLVPIKKDAHPLYNRVHTGPVDNCAQPCHHPYFSQDERTFTTFWIGLWSILCFVSTLTTVATFLIDMERFQYPERPIIFLAACYLFVSLGYIIRLVAGHERVACAGSGDQQHILYDTTGPPLCTLVFLLIYFFSMASSIWWVVLSLTWFLAAGMKWGNEAIAGYSQYFHLAAWLIPSVKSIAVLALSSVDGDPVVGICYVGNQSLESLRGFVLAPLVVYLFTGSLFLLAGFVSLFRIRSIIKQGGTKTDKLEKLMIRIGLFTVLYTGPATIVVACLVYEQHYRPGWDRALSCSCQAERQRLGLGPDYAVFMLKYFMCLVVGITSGVWIWSGKTLESWRRFAARCCPCWVSKPTVPPSMYIEASTVLTGHPGAALPPGSYHKPAPPSHV; translated from the coding sequence ATGGCGACCACAGTCAAACCCCCTCTGTGTGGTGTCGTCCGCTGGCTGCTCGCGCTGCTCCTCTCCCAGCTGCCCCTGCTCGCGCACGCTGCCTCCAAGGACATAGTGTGCGAGCCCATCACGGTTCCCATGTGTAAGGGCATTGGGTACAACCTCACCTACATGCCCAACCAGTTCAACCATGACACCCAGGAGGAGGTGGGGCTGGAGGTCCATCAGTTCTGGCCCCTGGTCCGCATCCGCTGTTCCCCAGACCTGCTCTTCTTCCTGTGTTCCATGTACACCCCTATCTGTCTGCAGGACTACAAGAAGCCCCTGCCCCCCTGCCGCTCTGTGTGTGAGCGGGCCAAGCGAGGCTGCTCCCCCCTCATGATCCAGTATGGTTTTGAGTGGCCAGAGAGGATGAGCTGTGAGCAGCTGCCTCAGCTGGGAGACGAGACTCTGTGTATGGACCAGAACAGTAGCGAGACCACCACCCTCGCCCCTTCCTTCCCCAAACCCACCCCTAAGGGCACCCGCCGCAGGCAGCCCGCCCCCAAGCCCCCCGCCCCCCAGGAGTGTGACCGGGACTGCCGCTGTCGGGACCCTCTGGTGCCCATCAAGAAAGACGCCCATCCCTTATACAACCGGGTCCACACTGGCCCTGTGGATAACTGTGCCCAGCCCTGCCACCACCCTTACTTCTCCCAGGATGAACGCACCTTCACCACCTTCTGGATCGGCCTGTGGTCCATCCTGTGCTTCGTCTCCACCCTGACCACCGTGGCCACCTTCCTCATCGACATGGAGCGCTTCCAGTACCCTGAGAGACCCATCATCTTTCTGGCTGCCTGCTACCTCTTTGTCTCCCTGGGCTACATTATACGACTAGTGGCGGGTCACGAAAGGGTGGCGTGCGCTGGGAGCGGAGACCAGCAGCACATCCTGTATGACACCACTGGTCCACCCCTGTGTACCCTGGTCTTCCTGCTCATCTACTTCTTCAGCATGGCCAGCTCCATCTGGTGGGTGGTGCTCTCCCTCACCTGGTTCCTGGCCGCGGGCATGAAGTGGGGCAACGAGGCGATTGCTGGTTACTCCCAGTACTTCCACCTGGCTGCCTGGCTGATCCCCAGCGTCAAGTCCATTGCGGTCCTCGCTCTGAGCTCTGTGGACGGAGACCCGGTGGTGGGGATCTGCTACGTGGGGAACCAGAGTCTGGAGAGCCTGCGGGGGTTTGTGTTAGCTCCCCTGGTGGTCTACCTCTTCACCGGCTCCCTGTTCCTCCTAGCGGGCTTTGTGTCTCTGTTCCGCATCCGCAGCATCATCAAACAGGGAGGGACCAAGACAGACAAACTGGAGAAGCTGATGATCAGGATTGGGTTGTTTACCGTGCTTTACACCGGTCCTGCTACTATAGTAGTAGCCTGCCTGGTGTACGAACAGCACTACAGGCCGGGCTGGGACCGGGCTCTATCCTGCTCCTGTCAGGCTGAGAGACAGAGGCTGGGCCTGGGGCCCGACTACGCCGTCTTCATGTTGAAGTACTTCATGTGTCTGGTGGTGGGCATCACATCAGGGGTGTGGATCTGGTCTGGGAAGACCCTGGAGTCCTGGAGGAGGTTCGCTGCTCGCTGCTGCCCCTGTTGGGTCTCCAAGCCCACCGTGCCCCCCTCCATGTACATTGAGGCCAGCACGGTCCTCACGGGACACCCCGGGGCAGCTCTGCCACCAGGGTCCTACCACAAACCTGCCCCGCCCTCACACGTGTGA
- the LOC135547631 gene encoding cyclin-Y-like protein 1, with protein MGNTVSCCVSPEESPKLPRQPVDRHEDYQIITDVSDDTGPYLQHISDREVPDELAQESNPSDHARASTIFLCKSQTDSELRDKRKSNHINHVSHTSPGPLSKKYSSCSTIFIDDSTVSQPNLKSTIKCVTLAIYYHIKNRDSDRSLDIFDEKMHPLSREQVPDNYSVMDPEHKLIYRFVRTLFSAAQLTTECAIVTLVYLERLLTYAEMDICPCNWKRIVLGAILLASKVWDDQAVWNVDYCQILKDITVEDMNEMERHFLELLQFNINVTASVYAKYYFDLRSLAEDNNLLFPLEPLSNERAQKLEAISRLCEDKYKDLSRAAMRRSFSADNLVGIRRSNAVLS; from the exons ATGGGGAATACGGTTTCATGCTGCGTGTCGCCCGAGGAGAGCCCAAAGCTACCAAGGCAACCGGTGGACCGCCACGAAGACTACCAAATAATTACGGACGTGAGTGACGACACTGGCCCGTACCTGCAGCACATCAGCGACAGAGAAGTCCCTGACG AACTGGCCCAGGAGTCCAACCCATCAGACCATGCCCGAGCCAGCACCATCTTCCTCTGcaagtcccagacagacagcgAAT TGCGAGACAAGAGGAAAAGCAATCACATAAACCATGTTAGTCAT ACCTCTCCTGGCCCTCTCTCTAAGAAGTACAGTTCCTGTTCCACCATCTTTATAGATGACAGCACGGTCAGCCAGCCTAACTTGAAAAGCACAATTAAATG TGTTACATTAGCAATATACTACCACATTAAAAACAG ggacTCAGACAGGTCACTGGACATTTTTGATGAGAAGATGCACCCCTTATCG AGAGAGCAGGTCCCTGACAACTACTCTGTTATGGACCCTGAGCACAAACTCATCTACCGCTTTGTCAGAACTCTGTTCAGCGCTGCACAGCTCACTACAGAGTGTGCCATCGTCACCTTG GTGTACCTGGAGCGTCTGCTGACCTACGCTGAGATGGACATCTGTCCCTGCAACTGGAAGCGGATCGTACTGGGAGCCATCCTGCTGGCGTCCAAGGTGTGGGACGACCAGGCCGTGTGGAACGTAGACTACTGCCAGATCCTCAAAGACATCACCGTGGAGGACAT GAACGAGATGGAGCGTCACTTCCTGGAACTTCTGCAGTTCAACATCAACGTCACGGCCAGTGTTTATGCTAAGTACTACTTTGACCTGCGATCTCTGGCTGAGGACAACAACCTCCTCTTTCCCCTCGAGCCACTCAGCAACGAGAGGGCACAGAAACTGGAG GCCATCTCCAGACTGTGTGAAGACAAGTACAAGGACCTGAGCCGAGCAGCCATGAGGAGGTCCTTCAGCGCTGACAACCTGGTGGGCATCCGCCGCTCCAACGCTGTGCTCTCATAG